Proteins encoded together in one Pontiella desulfatans window:
- a CDS encoding glycoside hydrolase family 97 catalytic domain-containing protein, with product MQLLRPSLGIAMYFVCAGVSAGETLRSPGGQIEVMLLTEAGHPTYSVNLNGEPIIAKSALGLKPDAAANLEVAEITRSSGDETWKPVWGSYSEIRDHYNEVRLKVEGPSAQTIICRAYDDGIAIRYQLPASGRFSDEFYAHEATEVALVSEKPTAWFPLSQVLVSDAVDLNTWEPGDGKISKNVRQESKPARIRTPFTVKLSDQACISVHEAAVVHSDEDGLSLNGNTLTVLSNMKTAGGSVTPWRTIQIAQKPGGLIASSLLVNLNKPCELEDPSWIKPGVTLWDWRVHGAHADDGFVYGLNTESYIRFIDFAAETGVEYLMLDAEWYGPERDAKSDPKTAIPDIDIEKICAHARAKGVGIWLYVNTKALAKYDLDETFAVYKKWGVVGIKHGFLGGGSRTKNEFSHAVAKKCAEYHILYVVHESEKPSGVERTWPNILSYEYVNSMLDSATRPSATPSRVINNLFVFGLAGPVDRSCGMYDLDSTFIP from the coding sequence ATGCAATTACTGCGACCATCATTAGGCATCGCGATGTATTTCGTGTGCGCCGGTGTGAGTGCCGGGGAAACATTGCGTTCTCCCGGCGGACAAATAGAAGTCATGCTCCTGACAGAAGCGGGCCATCCGACCTATTCCGTGAACTTGAACGGTGAACCCATTATCGCCAAGTCGGCGTTGGGGCTGAAGCCCGATGCGGCGGCAAATCTTGAGGTGGCTGAAATCACCCGTTCTTCGGGCGATGAAACCTGGAAGCCGGTCTGGGGCAGCTATAGCGAAATTCGCGATCACTATAACGAAGTTCGGCTGAAGGTTGAGGGGCCCTCCGCCCAGACGATCATTTGCAGAGCCTATGACGACGGAATCGCCATTCGTTACCAACTTCCAGCGTCTGGACGTTTCAGTGATGAATTCTACGCTCATGAGGCGACGGAGGTTGCCTTGGTTTCTGAAAAACCGACGGCCTGGTTTCCGTTGAGTCAGGTGCTTGTTTCGGATGCGGTGGATCTGAATACGTGGGAGCCCGGGGACGGGAAGATTTCAAAAAATGTGCGGCAGGAGTCCAAGCCGGCACGGATCCGCACGCCGTTTACCGTGAAGCTTTCCGACCAGGCCTGCATTTCGGTCCATGAAGCGGCCGTGGTCCATTCCGATGAAGACGGGCTGAGCCTGAACGGGAATACGCTGACGGTTCTGAGCAATATGAAAACGGCCGGCGGTTCGGTGACGCCCTGGCGGACGATTCAGATTGCACAGAAGCCGGGGGGATTGATCGCATCGTCGTTGCTGGTTAATCTGAACAAACCGTGCGAGCTGGAAGACCCCTCGTGGATCAAGCCAGGTGTGACGTTGTGGGACTGGCGTGTGCACGGGGCCCATGCCGACGATGGATTCGTGTATGGCCTGAACACGGAAAGCTACATTCGTTTTATTGATTTTGCCGCCGAGACCGGGGTGGAGTATTTGATGCTGGATGCGGAGTGGTATGGCCCGGAGCGGGATGCGAAGTCGGATCCGAAGACCGCGATTCCTGACATTGATATCGAAAAGATCTGTGCGCACGCGAGGGCGAAGGGCGTGGGGATCTGGCTGTACGTCAATACAAAGGCGCTTGCGAAGTACGACCTCGATGAAACGTTTGCGGTCTACAAAAAGTGGGGTGTGGTCGGGATTAAGCACGGGTTCCTGGGCGGCGGCAGTCGTACGAAAAATGAGTTCAGCCATGCGGTCGCAAAGAAATGTGCCGAGTATCACATCCTGTATGTCGTGCATGAATCGGAGAAGCCGAGCGGGGTGGAGCGGACCTGGCCGAATATTCTCTCCTACGAATATGTAAACAGCATGCTGGATTCTGCAACGCGGCCGTCGGCGACCCCCAGCCGGGTCATCAACAACCTGTTTGTGTTCGGACTCGCCGGGCCCGTGGACCGCAGTTGCGGCATGTATGATCTGGATTCCACATTCATCCCATAG
- a CDS encoding glycoside hydrolase family 97 C-terminal domain-containing protein → MVSQTAQCLLFPSGLVTLPDMPDAYRRKADLFEFIGQLPMNWDETKVLEAEIGKYITLARKAGDAWFVGALADEQGRKTSITLDFLEEGITYDATLYEDAPDAHYEYIGPMNKREARAQKTELKPQQTRRELYQVKKTTAKKGDSIPVTIAPGGGHCMWIRP, encoded by the coding sequence GTGGTTTCCCAGACGGCGCAGTGCCTGCTGTTCCCCAGTGGTCTTGTGACGCTGCCGGATATGCCGGATGCCTACCGCCGCAAAGCGGACTTGTTTGAGTTTATCGGCCAGCTGCCGATGAACTGGGACGAAACAAAAGTGCTCGAAGCGGAAATCGGAAAATATATCACGCTGGCCCGCAAGGCCGGAGACGCGTGGTTTGTGGGCGCATTGGCCGATGAGCAGGGGCGAAAAACCAGCATCACGCTGGACTTCCTTGAAGAGGGCATCACGTATGACGCGACGCTCTACGAAGATGCACCCGATGCGCATTATGAATATATCGGGCCGATGAATAAGCGCGAAGCCCGTGCACAAAAGACCGAGTTGAAGCCGCAGCAAACGCGTCGTGAACTCTATCAGGTCAAAAAGACCACCGCGAAAAAGGGCGATTCCATTCCAGTCACAATCGCACCGGGCGGCGGTCATTGCATGTGGATTCGTCCGTAA
- a CDS encoding alpha-L-fucosidase, with protein sequence MKHKNLLIILALLTLKPLAGVADATGDSHMEWWRDARYGMFIHWGLYSIAGGEWKGKDYGKEQGGASAEWVMNSAKIPGKEYRDTLAPQFNPTEFDAAKWVSIAKDAGMKYMVITSKHHEGFCLFETKATDYNVMEASPFKRDIIKELSEECARQGIKFGVYYSQFKDWYHRSRGKGNPGTLSTEEYLKLVEKNLDELLSNYGEMSVLWFDTGGNDLIEANAQGARVRELQPNAVICSRLYSRRVPVEEQKYADFNSLPDRMLPAKRMTEDTETCMTMRHNWGYDRTDDAWKSDKDIIEFLALCGARGVNLLLNVGPTPEGTLLTEEIERLGNVGEWLQANGESIYGTTYSPVDFDFLWGAMTQKDQTVFLHVLEWQPEGIAFNGIAGKPAKAYFLADAERKPLPVKYDADSHITTIEVPKNAPDERNTVIAVEYDAPVVADPDAKGKYHWYTTRSKRHTEIKTNKDAGKHALPQAVKGAR encoded by the coding sequence ATGAAGCATAAAAACCTGTTGATTATTCTCGCGTTACTGACCTTGAAGCCTTTGGCGGGGGTGGCGGACGCTACCGGCGATTCCCACATGGAGTGGTGGCGCGATGCGCGCTACGGCATGTTTATCCACTGGGGGCTCTATTCGATCGCCGGCGGCGAATGGAAGGGCAAGGACTATGGCAAGGAGCAGGGCGGCGCCAGCGCGGAGTGGGTAATGAACAGCGCCAAGATTCCGGGCAAGGAATACCGCGACACATTGGCTCCGCAATTCAATCCCACGGAATTCGATGCCGCCAAATGGGTGTCGATTGCCAAGGATGCCGGGATGAAATACATGGTCATCACCTCCAAGCACCATGAAGGCTTCTGCCTGTTCGAGACCAAGGCCACCGACTATAACGTGATGGAAGCCTCGCCGTTCAAGCGCGATATCATCAAGGAACTCTCCGAAGAGTGTGCAAGGCAGGGGATTAAATTCGGGGTCTATTATTCCCAGTTCAAGGACTGGTACCACCGTAGCCGGGGAAAGGGAAATCCCGGAACCCTGTCGACGGAGGAATATCTTAAACTGGTCGAGAAGAATCTGGATGAGCTGCTGTCCAACTATGGCGAAATGTCCGTTTTGTGGTTTGATACCGGGGGCAATGATCTGATCGAGGCCAATGCGCAGGGAGCCCGGGTGCGCGAGCTGCAGCCCAATGCCGTAATCTGCAGCCGCCTCTACAGCCGCAGGGTGCCCGTGGAGGAACAAAAGTATGCCGACTTCAATTCGCTTCCCGACCGCATGCTGCCCGCGAAGCGCATGACGGAAGACACCGAAACCTGCATGACCATGCGCCACAACTGGGGTTATGACCGCACCGACGATGCGTGGAAGAGCGACAAAGACATCATCGAATTCCTGGCGCTGTGCGGCGCCCGGGGGGTCAACCTCCTGCTCAACGTGGGGCCGACACCGGAAGGCACCTTGCTGACGGAGGAGATCGAGCGCCTTGGGAACGTGGGTGAATGGCTGCAGGCGAATGGCGAGTCGATCTATGGCACGACCTATTCCCCGGTTGATTTCGATTTCTTGTGGGGGGCGATGACCCAAAAAGACCAGACCGTTTTTCTGCACGTGCTGGAGTGGCAGCCCGAAGGCATTGCATTCAATGGCATCGCCGGCAAGCCAGCCAAGGCCTACTTCCTGGCGGATGCCGAACGCAAGCCCCTGCCGGTTAAGTACGACGCCGATAGCCACATCACAACGATCGAAGTTCCGAAGAACGCCCCGGATGAAAGAAATACCGTTATTGCGGTGGAATACGATGCACCGGTGGTGGCAGATCCGGATGCGAAGGGCAAGTATCACTGGTACACCACCCGGAGCAAGCGCCACACCGAAATTAAAACCAACAAGGATGCCGGGAAACACGCATTGCCCCAGGCCGTTAAAGGAGCCAGATAA
- a CDS encoding sulfatase family protein, with protein sequence MNTKLKAVWLTLVCFSGAAAWAASEKPNIIYILADDLGYGDVQCLNPKQGKIPTPGMDRLAAQGMVFTDAHSSSSVCTPTRYGILTGRYNWRSKLQKSVLWGFSQPLIAPDRLTVAGFLKEQGYNTGMVGKWHLGLGLRSPDGKPTKGMKGGVDSVDWKARITGGPVDLGFDYWYGIAASLDMPPYIYIENDRFVGECTTMKAFHRDGAAHADFEAIDTLDVIGDKSVEYIRQQTAGKPFFLYVPLTSPHAPILPTEPWQGKSELGVYADFVMHTDAVVAQITAAVDASGLAGNTMIIVTSDNGCSKVCDGAKGDKGGLDFLKKLGHYPNAHYRGSKSDIWDGGHRVPFIVRWPAGVKAGTSCDEVICLTDLMATCAELTDTQLPATAGEDSVSFAPALKGQPIASSRKGVVHHSISGQFAYRSGKWKLLLTKGSGGWTKEQMTDDSPAQLYDMEADPGEQNNLYKSHPEVAERLLAQLESDVTRGRSTAGPDQGNDIASINFMRGVKKK encoded by the coding sequence ATGAACACCAAATTGAAAGCCGTATGGCTAACGCTGGTTTGCTTTAGCGGGGCGGCGGCATGGGCCGCCTCTGAAAAGCCAAATATCATTTATATCCTGGCCGACGATCTGGGCTACGGCGATGTGCAGTGCCTGAATCCGAAGCAGGGCAAAATTCCAACCCCGGGAATGGATCGGCTGGCGGCGCAGGGCATGGTGTTCACCGATGCGCATTCGAGCTCTTCGGTCTGCACGCCGACCCGCTATGGCATCCTGACCGGCCGCTACAACTGGCGCTCGAAATTGCAAAAAAGTGTGCTGTGGGGATTTAGCCAGCCGCTGATTGCCCCGGACCGCCTGACGGTCGCCGGCTTCCTCAAGGAACAGGGCTACAACACCGGCATGGTCGGCAAATGGCACCTGGGCCTGGGGCTACGCAGCCCCGATGGAAAGCCTACCAAAGGCATGAAGGGGGGAGTCGATAGTGTTGATTGGAAGGCGCGTATTACCGGAGGCCCCGTCGATCTTGGGTTCGACTATTGGTACGGCATTGCCGCATCGCTCGATATGCCGCCCTATATCTACATCGAAAACGACCGCTTTGTCGGCGAGTGCACGACCATGAAAGCCTTCCACCGTGATGGTGCGGCTCATGCCGATTTCGAGGCGATCGATACCTTGGATGTGATCGGCGACAAATCGGTTGAATACATCCGGCAGCAAACAGCGGGCAAGCCGTTCTTCCTGTATGTTCCGCTAACTTCTCCACACGCACCAATTCTCCCGACGGAGCCGTGGCAGGGAAAAAGCGAACTAGGCGTGTACGCCGACTTTGTGATGCACACCGATGCCGTGGTGGCCCAGATCACAGCGGCGGTGGATGCCTCGGGGTTGGCTGGCAATACAATGATCATTGTTACCAGCGACAACGGTTGCTCGAAGGTTTGCGATGGTGCCAAGGGTGACAAAGGGGGGCTTGATTTCTTAAAGAAGCTGGGCCATTACCCCAACGCGCATTACCGCGGCTCCAAATCGGATATCTGGGACGGCGGACACCGCGTGCCGTTCATTGTTCGATGGCCGGCGGGAGTTAAAGCCGGAACGTCCTGTGATGAAGTCATTTGCCTGACCGACCTGATGGCCACCTGCGCCGAGCTGACCGACACCCAGCTGCCTGCAACCGCTGGCGAAGACAGCGTCAGTTTTGCGCCCGCGCTTAAGGGGCAGCCGATTGCCTCCTCCCGCAAGGGGGTGGTTCACCATTCCATCAGTGGCCAATTTGCTTACCGTTCAGGAAAATGGAAGCTACTGCTGACCAAAGGATCCGGCGGGTGGACCAAGGAACAAATGACGGATGATTCCCCGGCGCAACTCTACGATATGGAAGCCGATCCCGGCGAACAGAACAACCTCTACAAAAGCCATCCTGAAGTCGCCGAACGCCTGCTTGCACAACTGGAATCGGATGTGACGCGAGGCCGCAGCACCGCCGGTCCGGATCAAGGCAATGATATAGCAAGCATTAATTTCATGCGAGGTGTGAAGAAAAAATGA
- a CDS encoding IS4 family transposase has product MKKQHKHKPAGHRYTTLKQLCNLIPGHMVSSLAQKHGVDIQSRTYTPWSHVVSLLYAHFSHALGLNDVCDALQMNAAALSTIRGAVPPSRNNLSHANKIRNADMAEELYWCMMKHLMDTVPGFAKGKVRRGYLRRFSKTIHALDSTTIQLVANCMDWAKHRRRKAAAKCHLRLDLQSFLPRCAIIDTAKHHDSTMTQSLCAELKPGEIAVFDKAYNKFKHLFELTVRGVWWVGRAKDNMQYKVVRTLETTGHKRILRDEVIEMVVEASKKAYPCELRRVVALVEINGKDVEIAFITNHLEWSAWTVAELYRCRWDIEVFFKDIKQTLQLSDFLGYSANAVRWQIWMGLLVHLLMRCLAFMHGWEHSFKRQFTVVRAVLWRRWNLPALLDSYGTAKPPGRIRGAPEQAYLPGFV; this is encoded by the coding sequence ATGAAAAAACAACATAAACACAAGCCAGCCGGACATAGGTATACAACCTTGAAACAATTGTGCAATCTGATTCCCGGACACATGGTGTCGAGCCTTGCGCAGAAGCATGGCGTGGACATTCAAAGCCGGACGTACACGCCGTGGAGCCATGTGGTTTCTTTGCTGTACGCCCACTTCTCCCATGCACTCGGACTCAACGATGTGTGCGACGCGCTCCAGATGAACGCGGCGGCGCTCTCTACCATCCGCGGCGCGGTTCCTCCGTCGCGTAACAACCTGAGCCACGCGAACAAGATCCGCAACGCGGACATGGCCGAAGAGCTCTACTGGTGCATGATGAAGCATCTGATGGATACAGTCCCGGGCTTCGCGAAGGGCAAGGTTCGGCGCGGATACCTCCGGCGCTTCAGCAAGACGATCCATGCGCTGGACTCGACCACGATCCAGCTCGTCGCCAACTGCATGGACTGGGCGAAGCATCGCCGCCGCAAGGCTGCGGCCAAGTGCCACCTGCGCCTCGACCTGCAAAGCTTCCTGCCCCGGTGCGCCATCATCGACACGGCGAAGCACCATGACAGCACGATGACCCAAAGCCTGTGCGCCGAGCTCAAACCCGGTGAAATCGCCGTGTTCGACAAGGCCTACAACAAGTTCAAGCATCTTTTCGAGCTGACGGTGCGCGGTGTCTGGTGGGTTGGCCGGGCGAAGGACAACATGCAGTACAAGGTGGTGCGCACCCTCGAAACCACCGGGCACAAGCGCATCCTGCGCGACGAGGTCATCGAGATGGTGGTCGAAGCATCGAAGAAAGCCTATCCGTGCGAGTTGCGCCGGGTCGTGGCGCTGGTCGAGATTAACGGCAAGGATGTCGAAATCGCCTTCATCACCAATCACCTGGAGTGGAGCGCGTGGACGGTCGCCGAACTCTACCGTTGCCGCTGGGACATCGAGGTGTTCTTCAAGGATATCAAGCAGACGCTCCAACTCTCCGACTTCCTGGGCTACAGCGCCAACGCCGTGCGCTGGCAGATCTGGATGGGGCTGCTGGTCCACCTGCTGATGCGCTGCCTCGCGTTCATGCACGGATGGGAGCACAGCTTCAAGCGGCAGTTCACTGTTGTGCGCGCGGTGCTTTGGCGCCGGTGGAACCTGCCCGCCTTGCTGGATTCCTATGGGACAGCCAAACCGCCCGGCCGCATACGGGGTGCGCCGGAACAGGCGTATCTGCCGGGGTTTGTCTAA
- a CDS encoding response regulator, translating to MTTPINIMLVEDNAVYREVLEMAITRDPNLELTDKVGTAERALQHLQPSVGQKTPDLILLDLSLPGMSGLEAIPWIKKYVPNTKIIILTQSENEADIINAITQGVSGYLLKSATVQQIKEGIQTVMSGGSPLDPAVAKYILNTFKAPTSNRPESTPHTDGEEDTPLTDREEEILSLLSQGLVKKEIAEKLNISYFTVSTHVRHIYEKLEVPNAPAAISKAYKTGIFGSHD from the coding sequence ATGACCACACCCATAAATATCATGCTCGTCGAAGACAATGCCGTATACCGAGAGGTTCTCGAAATGGCCATTACGCGCGACCCAAACCTGGAATTGACCGACAAAGTCGGCACCGCCGAACGCGCGTTGCAACATCTTCAGCCCTCGGTCGGGCAAAAAACCCCTGACCTCATCTTGCTCGATCTAAGCCTACCTGGCATGTCCGGTCTGGAGGCCATCCCATGGATCAAAAAATATGTTCCCAACACGAAAATCATCATCCTGACCCAATCCGAGAACGAGGCCGATATCATAAATGCTATTACACAGGGGGTCTCCGGCTATCTGCTCAAGTCCGCCACGGTTCAACAAATCAAGGAGGGCATTCAAACGGTTATGAGCGGCGGATCCCCGCTGGATCCCGCCGTCGCAAAATATATTTTAAACACCTTCAAAGCGCCCACATCAAACCGACCCGAAAGCACACCGCATACAGACGGGGAAGAAGACACTCCGCTTACAGATCGAGAAGAAGAAATCCTCTCTCTGCTCAGCCAAGGACTCGTCAAAAAAGAAATCGCAGAAAAACTCAACATCAGCTACTTCACCGTCTCCACCCACGTCCGCCACATCTACGAAAAACTCGAAGTCCCCAACGCCCCCGCCGCCATATCTAAGGCTTACAAAACCGGCATCTTTGGTTCGCATGATTAG
- a CDS encoding sensor histidine kinase: protein MHRYLNGFIFFLLVGLLAPAVAMPHPESLSLTELKQRLEEIEAELAHLASYSLRGGSGSVGYTSVPHEIPDKKEWVRIELGEAHPIDQIVLVPCIKRNPGTGLEAEGFPVNFRILAGTEHTTNVVAAFTAEDQLLPRIAPLAVSAHALNASWIAVEATLLSKRDWDGRYALFFSEILAFSGLDNVALQKPVQASSSRQALGWDKQFLVDGFIPYLMDSSSEAKSQAVTFRVDDQSSPMAITIDLETPQPISHVNLHMADLSRTIPQTAPSDYAVPRRLRVTGGNQADFSDQTLLFEYQLKSVYDAGPVIPRRFPEAVCRYVQFQLLELHLHNFPGRRPFVVAFAEIEILSEGRNAALGKPVATSGLSRPPRDPGRLTDGRNFFGKILSMRDWMNQLARRHDLETERPLIQAAMDLRYERQKTNLTRMYWLVALLAAAIGFALLIERMIHRNQLEKMRSRFAADLHDELGANLHAIGLLGDLAKETVHSPDELIQTVDKIRAITERSGKAARHCADIYAAQLCGALKQDMQKTAQRILADIDYDLAIQGEEQLQTLKPRTRADLFLFYKESLVNVSRHSGATRCNIRLTSENRYITLIISDNGRGHSGDAPSSLKRRARLLKAKFELASVDDGGTTITLRLRHRKIRNLNLKARN from the coding sequence ATGCACCGATACCTCAACGGATTCATCTTCTTCCTGCTGGTAGGACTCCTCGCGCCAGCAGTCGCGATGCCCCATCCGGAGTCCCTGTCGCTCACCGAACTCAAACAGCGACTGGAGGAGATCGAGGCCGAACTCGCCCATCTGGCCAGCTACAGCCTGCGCGGCGGATCAGGTTCTGTTGGCTACACCTCCGTCCCGCACGAAATACCCGATAAAAAAGAATGGGTCCGCATTGAGCTGGGCGAAGCGCACCCCATCGATCAGATCGTTCTGGTGCCCTGCATCAAACGCAACCCCGGCACCGGGCTCGAAGCCGAAGGGTTCCCGGTCAACTTCCGTATTCTGGCAGGCACCGAACACACCACAAACGTGGTAGCCGCTTTCACGGCAGAAGATCAGTTACTGCCGCGCATTGCCCCGTTGGCGGTATCCGCCCACGCGCTAAACGCATCATGGATTGCCGTGGAGGCCACGCTCCTCTCCAAACGCGACTGGGACGGCCGCTATGCCCTGTTCTTCTCCGAAATCCTCGCATTCAGCGGCCTGGATAACGTAGCCCTCCAGAAACCCGTGCAGGCTTCGTCATCCAGACAGGCTCTTGGCTGGGACAAACAGTTTCTTGTAGACGGATTCATCCCTTATCTCATGGACTCTTCCTCGGAAGCAAAAAGTCAGGCAGTCACCTTTCGAGTCGACGACCAATCATCCCCCATGGCCATAACGATCGATCTGGAGACCCCCCAACCCATCAGCCATGTTAACCTGCATATGGCAGACCTGAGCCGCACCATTCCGCAAACCGCCCCCAGCGACTATGCCGTACCCCGCCGTCTACGTGTTACCGGGGGCAATCAGGCAGACTTCTCAGATCAAACCCTCCTGTTCGAATACCAGCTAAAGTCAGTCTACGATGCCGGCCCCGTCATTCCCCGGCGCTTCCCGGAAGCGGTCTGCCGTTATGTTCAGTTTCAACTACTAGAGCTCCACTTGCACAACTTTCCCGGCAGGAGGCCGTTCGTCGTAGCTTTTGCCGAGATCGAGATCTTATCCGAAGGACGAAACGCCGCACTCGGCAAACCGGTCGCCACATCCGGCCTTTCACGACCTCCACGAGATCCAGGACGACTCACAGACGGGAGGAACTTTTTCGGAAAAATCCTGTCCATGCGGGACTGGATGAACCAGCTGGCACGGCGCCACGATCTCGAAACCGAACGCCCCCTGATTCAAGCCGCAATGGACCTCCGCTATGAGCGACAAAAAACCAACCTGACTCGCATGTACTGGCTGGTCGCCCTGCTTGCAGCCGCCATCGGTTTCGCACTGCTGATCGAACGCATGATTCACCGAAACCAGCTCGAAAAAATGCGCAGCCGCTTCGCCGCTGACCTTCACGACGAACTCGGTGCCAACCTCCACGCCATCGGACTGTTGGGCGATCTGGCCAAAGAAACGGTCCATTCGCCGGACGAGCTCATCCAAACCGTCGACAAAATCCGCGCAATCACAGAACGATCCGGCAAAGCCGCCCGCCACTGTGCCGATATTTATGCAGCCCAGCTCTGCGGAGCCTTGAAGCAGGACATGCAAAAGACAGCCCAGCGCATCCTGGCCGATATTGACTACGATCTGGCCATCCAAGGCGAAGAACAGCTGCAAACCCTCAAGCCGCGCACCCGGGCAGACCTCTTTCTGTTCTACAAGGAAAGCCTTGTCAACGTCAGCCGCCACTCCGGCGCCACACGATGCAACATCCGCCTTACCTCCGAAAACCGCTACATCACCCTGATCATTTCCGACAATGGGCGCGGGCACTCGGGCGATGCACCCTCGTCCCTGAAACGCCGTGCCCGCTTATTGAAAGCCAAATTTGAACTCGCCTCGGTCGATGACGGCGGCACAACCATCACCCTGCGGCTACGCCACCGTAAAATCCGAAATCTAAATCTCAAAGCGCGAAACTAA